The Terriglobia bacterium genome includes the window CCGTGAACAGGCCTCGATCGATCGCGTGGCGATCAGCCGCGCGCTGATCGAGCTGGGTTTTCTCTTGATCCGAAGGAGGCGAATTACTCCACCGATTTCGATCCTCAGACAGAGAAAGATTTCGTGAGGGACACATGCGGAAGTATCTGAGGTCCCTGGGCGAGGATGAGGTAAATTGCTACGAGTTCGGGAACGGCCCTAACTACAGGATTCGAGTAGTGCGAAAAGCGCTCGAGAGCTTGAAGCTTCCTGGTAATCTCCTTCGTCACGGAGTGCGACGGGCGGTTTATGTCGCGCCTCTCGCGGACAATACCGCGGCCTTTCTGAGAGGAGAGAACGAGCGCTTAAGGTGGCACAGGCGACCCCTTGAGGCAGTAGTCAGCATCTGGCGGGAGCGTTGGCTTCTCCCTCGTGCATCGCGAGATGCATCGTATCGGACCTTCGATAGCGATAGCTGGCGCGGGATCACCGGAGGCTAGGCGGACCAAATGTGGGAACTCGACGGGGGACCGCGTCCCGCCCGGTTCGGGTCCGCGCCTCCCTCCTTCGCCGGCTTGACGTGGTCGATCACGTAGCCGGGGCAGCGGGCGGTCGCGGCAAGAAGTCAAACGAGCACGGGGCGGGAGTCACGAGCAAGAAACGAACGCGCGGTCCCGAAGCGCCGCGTGCTACAGTTCTCTTGAAGACGCTCGAGGGGACGGTTGCGCGAGCGGTCCCACTCGGACCTGGCGTCCGAGTGGAAGCAGTCCGGCACGGCCTGCAGGAGACCGATCCTACGAGGGTGCCCGCGGGGAGCCATGAGCATGAAGGTGCTGCTCATCTCGGCCAACACCGAGCGCCTCAACATGGTGACGATTCCGCTCGGTCTGGGCCTGGTCGCGGCCGCCACGCGGGCCGCGGGTCACGAGGTCGCGTTCCTCGACCTGCTCCGCGAGACTGAGACGCGGGGGGTGGTGAGACGCGCGCTGGCCGCCTTCGCTCCCGGCGTGATCGGCATCTCGGTACGCAACATCGATGACCAGTGCCAGGCGAACCCGCGCTTCCTGCTCGAACCGGTCCGCGAGGTGGTCGATGAATGCCGCGTGGGATCGCGGGCGCCGATCGTGCTGGGCGGCGCAGGCTATAGCATCTTCCCGCGAGAGGCCCTCGCATTTCTGGGCGCCGATTACGGGGTCGCCGGCGACGGCGAGGCCGCCTTCGTGGCCCTGATCGAGCGGCTCGCGGCGGGAGACTCGCCATCGGACCTGCAGGGCGTCTACACGGCGAGCGGCCCGCCTCGGATCTCGCGTGCGCAGGCGCGGGATCTAGATGTCCTACCCCTCTGGGACGATGCACTCGCGCCGGCGGCGAACGACGATCTCTGGATCCCAGTGCAGAGCCGGCGGGGCTGCCCGAACGACTGCTCGTACTGCTCGACCTCTCGTGTCCAGGGTCGGCGCATCCGCCGCCGTTCGCCGCGCCGCGTGGTGGAAACCGTAGCCCGGCTGTCCCGCACGGGACACCGTCGCTTCTACTTCGTGGACAATTCCTTCAACATTCCGGAGCGCCATGCGCTCGAACTCTGCGCGGCGCTGGCCGCTCTCGACCCGCCCGTAATCTGGCGCTGCATCCTCTATCCGGAGCGCGTGCGCGAGGCGCTCGTGCGGGCGATGGCGGCGGCGGGCTGCTGCGAGGTGAGCCTGGGATTCGAGAGCGGATGTTCGCGCATCCTGCGCGAATTGAACAAGCGCTTCACGCCCGGGGACGTGCGGCGTACGTCTGATCTGCTCGCCGCCCACGGCATCCGCCGCTTCGGCTTCCTGCTGCTGGGCGGACCGGGTGAGACGCGAGAATCGGTCGAGGAGAGCCTCACCTTCGCCCGGTCGCTGCACCTCGACGACCTGCGGATTACCGTCGGCATCCGCATCTATCCGGGCACGCCGCTGGCGAGGCGGGCCGCCGCCGAGGGCGTGATCGGGAGCGAGGACGACTTGCTGCGTCCGCGTTTCTACCTGGCGCCAGGGCTCGAGCCGTGGATTCATGCCCGGCTGGGCGCAGGACTCTGAGCAAGGTCCCTGGGCACCTGGGCGAAAATGCGCGTGGGAGGCTGGCGGCGGGCTGGGAATCGAGGTGACGCAGCAGCCACTTCCCGGACACCACTTCGCATCCGCAGCCCGAAGGTCCGTTTCAGGTCACTTCGCGCACGCCGGGAGCACCGCCGGGTTCCTCCCGCTCAACTCCCCGCTCGTCTTCCTACCGTACCTCTTCCGCCCCTGGTATGTGGCGGCGGTGATGAAGTACGCCCCCCTAGTCTGACGGTCATTCATGAAGTGCTCTCCGCGGCGAATTAGCCGGCTACCAGTTTCTTCTTCACGCTCTGGACCATCTCCTCGCCACTCTCTGACCGGTCCGTCCGCGTGCCGACCTTGAGATGCGTCGAGATCCGCAGCGCGCCCATGGCGTGAACGGTCTCGACGCATTTCCGGACCGCAGCAAACACCTCATCCCACTCTCCCTCGACGTTCGTGCCGTGCGCGTGGAGCTGCGGGTTCAGCCCCGCCTCCGCGAACACGCGCTCGCAGGCGGCGATGTACTTCGACAGGGAGATCCCGACTCCGATGGGGATAACGCTGACCATCACGCTGGCTTTCATGTCCGCTCCTTCATTGTTCTGCCAGCCCAGTACTCCCGCTGATCCTTCGCCTTCGCGTCCTTCCCGGTCTGCCACGGCTCGTGTGCGCCGCCGTCCTTCACCGCCTTGACGTGGTCGATCACGTAGCCGGGGCGGCGGGCGGTGATCACCGGCAAGCGGACAATCCCCATCCCATTCCTTGCCAAGGGAGGTCGCACCGGAATCCGCAACTCGAAAGGAGCATTGACACCCACGGGTAATAGGAGTAGGCGGGACACAGCTATCCAGGGGCATGTCCATGAGGCGAGCAACCGCATGCCGAAGGTACTCTGTGGGTATTTCCGTTCTCGGCTCCCCGATCAACTCCTGGATTTGCCGCTTGACCTTCGAGGAACGCAGCAAAACCCAGGCCCGGGCATCGAAAGACTTCGACCGTGAAAGCGGGCGTCGCGTTGGTTACTGATGCGCGCATAATTGAATCAACCGAGCGGTCAAGAACAAAGTTGGCACAACAAGAGGACTGCACCAAGCCCGGGGGCATCCGAATCCTCTGGATCGCTCGCGGAGTGCGACTTTCCGTCCGGCGAGGTCGTGGCCGCAACATCGAGACGATACAAAGTGCGCTGACGTTTGTTGAGCAGGTAATGCGTCAGTCGGTAACGTGTCCTCCGGACGTTTCGCTTTTCCGCCAGAGGAGGGGAATGATGTTGAACCATCACGAGAAGAAGTGGCATGTGCTCTGTAGGAACGCGGCTATCCTGGCAATTTGCGTTCTTGCAGCATCCAGACCGAGCAACGCTGCGGACAAGCACGCGCTAGGCAACATTCCGCTGTCACAAGAGGAATATGCGAAACTGCTAAAGACCATGCCGCCCTCGGCCATGGCGCTCCCGGCGGCCTACGATGCGCGCGCCGCCGGGATCGTCCTGGAGCCGGCGAAGGATCAGGGTGATTGTGGCTCCTGCTGGGCTTTTGCGATCGCCGAGGCGTTTCAGGCTCACCTGTTGAAGTCGACCGCGGTCGGCCGGAAGAATCTGTCCGAGCAGCAGCAAGTCTCGTGCAACACCGATACCGCCGACGATATATGGGGTTGCTGCGGTGGCAATTTCAAGGCTCTGAGTTACTGGGGAGTGGACGGCGGGGTGTGGCCGATCGAAGATAACTACTTCGGCTATAACGAATCAACGACCACCTGCCCGCCAACCTACCGGTCAGTCGCCTGCGGGAACATCAATCAGTCGGTTCCGGCGGCTGCGCCCTACCGCGTCGGCGACATCTACACGATCGACACCAGCGATCCGGTACAGGTGAAGACATCCATTTTCACCACAGGGCCGGCGTACTTCTCCTTCGACGTGTACGATGACTTCAATAGCTACTGGCTGAAGACGCAGTCTTTTCCCAACAACGTATACAGCAAGGGGGCCGGGGCCGTGTATGAAGGGTCTCACGCGGTCTTGGTGATGGGCTGGGACGACAGCAAGGGGGCGTACCTCTGCCAAAATAGCTGGGGAGCGATGGAAGGGCCCTTGGGCGATGGGACCTTCCTGATCGACTACACTGACTACAACGCGTTGATGTTCCAGGTCGCGAACTTCGACCTAGTTTCTGCCGCCGCCGCCAGTTTGAAGGGTGTGGGCTACCTACCTGGTTCAACACCGCCCTACAGCGAGGCTTATGGCGTATCGCGAGACGGGCGGGTCGTGATTGGGCGCGGCGGTTCTGCCTCCGGGCTTCAGGCCTTCAAGTGGACAGAATC containing:
- a CDS encoding MTH1187 family thiamine-binding protein, whose amino-acid sequence is MKASVMVSVIPIGVGISLSKYIAACERVFAEAGLNPQLHAHGTNVEGEWDEVFAAVRKCVETVHAMGALRISTHLKVGTRTDRSESGEEMVQSVKKKLVAG
- a CDS encoding cobalamin-dependent protein (Presence of a B(12) (cobalamin)-binding domain implies dependence on cobalamin itself, in one of its several forms, or in some unusual lineages, dependence on a cobalamin-like analog.) is translated as MKVLLISANTERLNMVTIPLGLGLVAAATRAAGHEVAFLDLLRETETRGVVRRALAAFAPGVIGISVRNIDDQCQANPRFLLEPVREVVDECRVGSRAPIVLGGAGYSIFPREALAFLGADYGVAGDGEAAFVALIERLAAGDSPSDLQGVYTASGPPRISRAQARDLDVLPLWDDALAPAANDDLWIPVQSRRGCPNDCSYCSTSRVQGRRIRRRSPRRVVETVARLSRTGHRRFYFVDNSFNIPERHALELCAALAALDPPVIWRCILYPERVREALVRAMAAAGCCEVSLGFESGCSRILRELNKRFTPGDVRRTSDLLAAHGIRRFGFLLLGGPGETRESVEESLTFARSLHLDDLRITVGIRIYPGTPLARRAAAEGVIGSEDDLLRPRFYLAPGLEPWIHARLGAGL